One window of the Diospyros lotus cultivar Yz01 chromosome 12, ASM1463336v1, whole genome shotgun sequence genome contains the following:
- the LOC127813857 gene encoding fasciclin-like arabinogalactan protein 8, translating to MGAMRRLLVFVAVCLAVSDAHNITDILDGFPEYSLFNSYLSQTRLADEINTRETITILALNNGEMSALAAKHPLPVIKKALSLHILLDYFDAGKLHQISDGSTTSTTLFQTTGNAPGNIGSVNITDLKGGKVGFGSAIPGSPLDSTYTKEVKKIPYNISVIEISQPIIAPGVLTAPAPSASDVNITGALEKAGCKTFVSLIVKTGVLKVYQTAAEKGLTLFAPSDEAFKAADVPDLSKLTNAELVSLLQYHAVASYSPKGTLKTTTDPISTLATNGAGKFDLKVSTAGDDVTLKTGVDSSRVASTVVDSTPLCIFTVDNVLLPAELFGKSPSPAPAPEPVTSPAPAPEASAPSPADAPASIDSPPAPPTESPEKSPAGAPTSHSENTTSESEKSPASPAALLNAILTVSGSVIISIFLS from the coding sequence ATGGGTGCAATGCGCCGCCTCTTGGTTTTCGTCGCGGTTTGTCTCGCCGTCTCCGATGCCCACAACATCACCGACATTCTCGACGGCTTCCCGGAGTACAGCCTCTTCAACTCCTACCTCTCCCAGACGAGGCTCGCCGACGAGATCAACACTCGCGAGACCATCACTATCCTTGCTCTGAACAACGGTGAGATGTCCGCCCTCGCCGCCAAGCACCCCCTCCCGGTCATCAAGAAGGCTCTCAGCCTTCACATCCTCCTCGACTACTTCGACGCCGGCAAGCTCCACCAGATCTCCGACGGCTCCACCACCTCCACCACGCTCTTCCAGACCACCGGCAACGCCCCCGGCAACATCGGCTCCGTCAACATCACCGACTTGAAAGGCGGCAAGGTCGGTTTCGGCTCCGCCATTCCAGGCTCCCCTCTCGACTCGACCTACACCAAGGAGGTCAAGAAGATTCCGTACAACATTTCGGTGATTGAGATCAGCCAGCCGATCATCGCGCCGGGGGTTCTGACGGCGCCGGCTCCGTCGGCTTCCGACGTGAACATTACTGGCGCGTTGGAGAAGGCTGGATGCAAGACGTTTGTGTCGTTGATTGTGAAGACTGGAGTGTTGAAGGTGTACCAGACGGCGGCGGAGAAGGGGCTCACGCTGTTTGCGCCGTCGGATGAGGCTTTTAAGGCGGCAGATGTGCCGGATCTGAGTAAGCTCACCAACGCCGAGTTGGTGTCGCTGCTGCAGTACCACGCCGTCGCTAGCTACTCGCCGAAGGGAACGCTGAAGACGACGACGGATCCGATCAGCACGCTGGCCACGAACGGCGCCGGGAAGTTCGACTTGAAGGTCTCGACAGCCGGCGACGACGTCACGCTCAAGACCGGCGTCGACTCGTCCAGAGTCGCCAGCACCGTCGTCGACTCCACGCCGCTCTGCATTTTCACCGTCGACAATGTCCTCCTTCCGGCCGAGTTGTTCGGGAAATCTCCGTCTCCTGCACCGGCCCCGGAGCCCGTGACCTCTCCCGCTCCGGCACCGGAAGCTTCGGCCCCGAGCCCCGCGGATGCCCCGGCTTCGATTGACTCTCCACCAGCGCCACCGACCGAGTCACCTGAAAAATCTCCAGCCGGAGCACCTACTAGCCACTCCGAAAACACCACGTCGGAGTCGGAGAAATCCCCCGCCTCTCCGGCCGCATTATTGAACGCAATACTGACAGTGTCAGGGTCCGTAATTATCTCCATCTTCTTGTCCTAA
- the LOC127787140 gene encoding serine/threonine-protein kinase Aurora-3 produces the protein MAAEIQAKKQKQSQKQWSLQDFEIGRPLGKGKFGRVYLAREAKSKYIVALKVIFKEQIEKYRLHHQLRREMEIQTGLHHPNVLRLYGWFHDDERIYLILEYAHRGELYRELRKTGHLSEKQAATYIASLTQALAYCHQKDVIHRDIKPENLLLDHEGRLKIADFGWSVQSRSKRHTMCGTLDYLAPEMVENKAHDYAVDNWTLGVLCYEFLYGVPPFEAESQTDTFRRIMKVDLSFPSTPQVSAEAKNLISRLLVKDSSKRLSLQKIMEHPWIIKNADPTGTCSKLLFD, from the exons ATGGCGGCCGAAATCCAAGCAAAGAAGCAGAAACAGTCTCAAAAGCAATGGTCGCTGCAAGACTTCGAGATCGGAAGACCCCTTGGCAAGGGCAAATTCGGCCGCGTCTACCTCGCCCGCGAAGCCAAG AGCAAGTATATAGTGGCACTGAAGGTGATATTCAAGGAGCAGATAGAGAAGTACAGGTTGCACCACCAGCTGAGGAGGGAAATGGAGATTCAGACCGGTCTCCACCACCCCAATGTGCTCAGGCTCTATGGCTGGTTCCATGATGATGAGAGAATCTACTTGATTTTGGAGTATGCTCATCGAGGGGAACTTTATCGCGAGCTTCGAAAAACTGGCCACCTTTCTGAGAAACAGGCTGCCACT TACATTGCAAGCCTTACCCAAGCATTGGCGTATTGTCACCAGAAGGATGTGATTCACAGGGATATCAAGCCAGAGAATTTGTTACTTGATCATGAG GGTCGTCTAAAGATTGCAGATTTTGGGTGGTCTGTACAATCCAGAAGCAAGAGGCACACCATGTGTGGAACTCTTGATTACCTAGCACCAGAAATGGTGGAGAACAAAGCTCATGACTATGCAGTTGATAATTGGACTTTGGGTGTCCTATGTTATGAGTTTCTGTATGGCGTCCCTCCATTTGAAGCTGAGAGCCAAACTGATACATTCAGAAG GATTATGAAGGTGGACCTCAGCTTCCCTTCCACCCCTCAAGTTTCGGCTGAAGCTAAAAATCTCATTAGCCGG CTTCTTGTGAAGGACTCATCCAAAAGGCTCTCTCTTCAAAAGATAATGGAGCACCCTTGGATAATTAAGAATGCTGATCCTACTGGTACCTGCTCTAAATTGCtctttgattaa
- the LOC127813931 gene encoding LOW QUALITY PROTEIN: uncharacterized protein LOC127813931 (The sequence of the model RefSeq protein was modified relative to this genomic sequence to represent the inferred CDS: deleted 1 base in 1 codon), with product MVKVDESPQTPVASKPSPNPREVVSQASSSHPNKDDDTSPQPKKPPTPKEFIVSVAARISSQPLQNSFDPNVWGVLTAISNNARKRHQGINMLLTSDEHRIGRLVDDARFQIESNAVSGIHCKIYRKKIAAEDTDSPSASIFLKDTSTNGTYLNWEKLKKTSPEAKLQHGDIVSFAAPPQHELAFAFVFREVLKSNFLTDGAILKRKAEEFGSESKRLKGIGIGAPEGPISLDDFRSLQRSNMELRKQLESQVLAIESLRSENRAAVEHHENEVKDLRESVSKSYLDQIKELQHSLENKQKELTDIQRISSEQKHAMEDLNERLSASIQTCTEANEIINSQKTSISELKAQLDEERDQRREEREKAAVDLKTSIQRVQAEAQEELKRFQDTALRRDREQQEVINKLQELEKERCVLVETLRSKLEDTRQKLVISDNKVRQLEAQICEEQLVSASRRKRIEELEQEGKKLKKELETEKAAREEAWAKVSALELEINAAMCDLEFERRRLKGARERIMLRETQLRAFYSTTEEISVLFAKQQEQLKAMQRTLEDQENYENTSVDIDLNVNPNNGNVNGKLGRGEETSRFQSNTAVRTGLGPSTDRFGRSQAETSSDEASVTEKHDCDVRSQEDCQNTQEEEFTSAGQLVKGGFGSDIDGVGTAPVQEGDTIGTERVLETESPGADGDQNTDLNKVGTLAGETMQLDDEAHLGEAAEGLLMISGENLQHSQSNSPLEAQNTLEDTEAAGTIRTADLVASEVAGSWACSTAPSVHGENESPRSRDNDAEGAAALPDTSPQAAESQTTAPPSGEVAFKQKNERQALSAMIGIIAPDLKEQFASAVDGDRGQDDPKKGFVSNSDTEDYTDKDNDDDDDDDDIQENFVGESRSDAERQHSREDPEYENNRRPDDTMDVDEDDEDTQDDSVG from the exons ATGGTGAAGGTAGACGAAAGCCCACAAACCCCAGTGGCTTCCAAGCCGAGCCCGAACCCTAGGGAAGTGGTGTCGCAGGCCAGTTCGTCCCACCCGAACAAAGACGACGACACTTCTCCGCAGCCGAAGAAGCCTCCGACGCCCAAAGAGTTCATCGTCTCCGTCGCCGCCAGGATCTCATCCCAGCCTCTCCAGAACTCCTTCGACCCCAACGTCTGGGGCGTGCTCACCGCCATCTCCAATAACGCCCGGAAACGTCATCAG GGCATAAATATGCTTTTGACTTCTGATGAACACCGCATCGGCCGGTTAGTGGATGATGCACGTTTCCAGATAGAATCAAATGCTGTTAGTGGAATTCACTGCAAAATTTATAGGAAGAAAATTGCTGCTGAAGATACAGATAGTCCATCTGCATCTATCTTCTTAAAAGATACTAG CACAAATGGAACTTATCTCAACTGGGAGAAGTTGAAGAAGACCAGCCCTGAAGCGAAACTCCAACATGGAGATATTGTATCATTTGCTGCTCCACCTCAACATG AACTTGCATTTGCATTTGTATTTCGAGAAGTTCTAAAGTCCAATTTCTTGACTGATGGTGCTATTTTGAAGAGAAAAGCTG AGGAGTTTGGCTCTGAAAGCAAGAGActtaaagggattggcattggTGCACCAGAAGGCCCTATTTCTCTTGATGATTTTCGGAGCCTTCAAAGATCAAATATG GAACTGAGGAAACAATTGGAAAGTCAGGTACTTGCAATTGAATCTTTGCGGAGTGAAAATCGTGCAGCTGTTGAGCATCATGAAAAT GAAGtaaaagatttgagagaatCGGTTTCaaaatcttatcttgatcaaATCAAAGAGTTGCAACATTCATTGGAAAACAAACAGAAGGAGCTGACAGATATTCAGAGAATATCATCTGAACAAAAGCATGCCATGGAGGACCTTAATGAAAGACTTAGTGCATCAATACAGACATGCACTGAagcaaatgaaataataaacag TCAGAAGACATCTATTTCTGAACTCAAGGCACAATTAGATGAAGAGCGAGATCAAAGAAGAGAAGAACGAGAAAAGGCTGCAGTAGATCTAAAGACATCGATACAGAGAGTTCAGGCAGAGGCTCAAGAGGAGCTAAAACGA TTTCAGGACACTGCCTTAAGACGTGACAGGGAACAGCAGGAAGTGATAAATAAGCTTCAG GagttagagaaagaaagatgtgTATTGGTGGAAACTTTGAGATCCAAATTG GAAGACACTAGGCAGAAATTGGTTATCTCTGACAATAAAGTGCGACAGCTAGAAGCCCAAATTTGTGAAGAGCAATTAGTGTCTGCAAGTCGAAGAAAA AGAATTGAAGAACTTGAACAAGAAgggaaaaaattgaagaaggagCTTGAGACTGAAAAG GCAGCTCGGGAAGAAGCTTGGGCTAAGGTTTCTGCACTTGAACTTGAAATCAATGCTGCAATGTGTGATCTTGAGTTTGAGAGACGTAGACTAAAAGGTGCCAGGGAAAGAATTATGCTTCG GGAGACTCAGCTGCGGGCATTCTATTCCACGACTGAGGAGATATCAGTTTTATTTGCAAAGCAGCAAGAACAGCTGAAGGCAATGCAGAGAACACTGGAAGATCAGGAGAACTACGAGAACACATCAGTTGATATTGATCTCAATGTCAACCCCAACAATGGAAATGTGAATGGAAAACTCGGAAGAGGAGAGGAAACATCAAGGTTTCAAAGCAATACTGCTGTTAGGACAGGCTTGGGTCCATCAACCGATAGGTTTGGTAGAAGTCAAGCTGAAACATCTAGTGATGAAGCCAGTGTTACTGAAAAGCATGACTGCGATGTCAGAAGCCAAGAAGATTGCCAAAACACCCAGGAAGAAGAATTTACAAGCGCAGGGCAATTGGTTAAGGGTGGCTTTGGTTCTGACATTGATGGTGTGGGTACTGCGCCTGTTCAGGAGGGCGACACCATTGGGACGGAACGAGTCCTGGAAACAGAGAGCCCAGGAGCTGATGGCGATCAAAATACTGATTTAAATAAGGTTGGCACATTAGCTGGGGAGACAATGCAGCTAGATGATGAAGCTCATCTAGGGGAAGCGGCAGAGGGGCTTCTGATGATTTCTGGGGAGAATTTGCAGCACTCCCAGTCTAACAGTCCCTTGGAAGCTCAAAACACTTTGGAAGATACTGAAGCCGCAGGAACGATCAGAACAGCTGATCTTGTGGCTTCTGAGGTTGCTGGAAGCTGGGCTTGCAGCACTGCTCCGTCAGTCCATGGAGAAAATGAATCTCCCAGAAGTAGAGACAATGACGCCGAAGGTGCTGCAGCTTTACCCGACACCAGTCCTCAGGCAGCTGAGAGTCAAACCACCGCCCCGCCTTCTGGGGAGGTTGCATTCAAACAGAAGAACGAACGTCAAGCCCTAAGCGCAATGATTGGGATCATTGCTCCTGATCTGAAGGAGCAGTTTGCCAGTGCGGTTGATGGTGATCGTGGTCAAGATGACCCCAAAAAGGGGTTCGTCTCTAACTCAGACACTGAAGATTACACTGACAAggacaatgatgatgatgatgatgatgatgatatccAAGAAAATTTTGTAGGTGAATCAAGATCTGATGCAGAGAGACAGCATAGTAGGGAGGACCCAGAGTATGAAAATAACAGAAGACCTGATGATACAATGGATGTAGATGAGGACGATGAAGATACCCAAGATGATTCTGTTGGATAG
- the LOC127813932 gene encoding 4-hydroxy-tetrahydrodipicolinate synthase, chloroplastic-like, which yields MSVVAQQISASKTYSVLLRDSAFQFRRPSSADTYERKNSKWKPPQAAVIPSIHLPMRSSEVKNRTYPEDIKSLRLVTAVKTPYLPDGRFDLEAYDGLVNMQIEQGVEGVIVGGTTGEGQLMSWDEHIMLIGRTVNCFGGSIKVIGNTGSNSTREAIHATEQGFAVGMHAALHINPYYGKTSLEGLVSHFESVLPMGPTIIYNVPSRTAQDIPPSVIRALMQNPNLAGVKECVGNDRVQQHTTNGIVVWSGNDDECHDSRWNHGATGVMSVVSNLVPGLMRELMFGGKNPSLNAKLMPLIEWLFQEPNPIALNTGLAQLGVVRPVFRLPYVPLPLAKRLEFVNLVKQIGRENFVGKNDVLVLDDDDFILVGRY from the exons ATGTCGGTGGTAGCTCAACAAATATCGGCGTCCAAGACCTATAGCGTGTTATTGAGAGACTCTGCTTTCCAGTTTCGGCGTCCCAGTAGTGCCGATACCTACGAGAG GAAGAATTCAAAATGGAAGCCTCCACAAGCAGCTGTAATACCAAGCATTCATCTCCCTATGCGTAGCTCTGAAGTTAAGAACAG GACATACCCGGAGGACATAAAGTCTCTGAGACTAGTAACCGCGGTGAAAACCCCATATTTACCGGATGGCAGATTTGATCTTGAAGCATATGATGGCTTGGTGAACATGCAGATAGAACAAGGGGTTGAAGGTGTGATTGTGGGTGGCACAACTGGTGAAGGCCAATTGATGAGCTGGGATGAGCATATAATGCTTATTGGTCGCACAGTCAACTGTTTTGGTGGATCAATCAAGGTCATTGGAAACACTGGAAGTAACTCAACAAGGGAAGCAATCCATGCAACCGAACAAGGCTTTGCTGTTGGAATGCATGCGGCTCTTCACATCAATCCTTACTACGGCAAAACTTCCCTGGAAGGCTTGGTCTCCCACTTTGAAAGTGTTCTCCCCATGGGCCCGACTATTATATACAACGTGCCATCCCGAACTGCACAAGATATTCCTCCCAGTGTAATTCGCGCTCTCATGCAGAACCCGAATCTTGCAGGTGTAAAGGAGTGCGTTGGAAATGACCGGGTACAACAGCACACGACGAATGGAATTGTGGTGTGGAGTGGGAACGATGATGAATGCCACGATTCGAGATGGAACCATGGCGCTACTGGAGTGATGTCGGTTGTCAGCAATTTAGTTCCAGGTTTGATGCGAGAACTCATGTTCGGGGGGAAGAACCCGTCTCTGAATGCGAAGCTCATGCCCTTAATCGAGTGGCTCTTCCAGGAGCCTAATCCCATTGCCCTAAACACGGGTTTGGCTCAGCTCGGGGTCGTGAGACCAGTGTTCCGTCTACCTTATGTGCCTCTTCCTCTGGCAAAGAGGTTAGAATTTGTGAACTTGGTGAAGCAAATTGGGAGGGAGAATTTTGTAGGTAAGAACGATGTTCTGGTTCTTGATGACGATGACTTCATTTTGGTGGGCCGTTATTag